In Candidatus Zixiibacteriota bacterium, the following proteins share a genomic window:
- a CDS encoding thrombospondin type 3 repeat-containing protein yields the protein MGITWDNPKFQMDSTEASSLIAPFEFGPYFFEDDDIDLTNTNQRFLLGAAGISHCIPADSSGRRLWASYYFTATGWTESDSVTFDTMAYSIATEWMFVNDSQVFIYPHFEGALTVRELEPPPPNLFVDPIMLNFNAIEGGANPNTQSFSVNSDGDPLAFSVSNSEAWLTPTPSVTTTPSVVDCAVDITVLGSGFYIDTVTITSASAANSPQYIAINLTVQPDTDGDGIADDDDNCLSHYNPAQEDTDSDGAGDSCDNCPTDSNPEQEDTDFDGTGDICDNCPSIANDDQLDTDNDGIGDACDECTDTDDDGYGNPGFAYNTCPDDNCPTRYNPLQEDFDGDGIGDSCSFEAETSVGDSVVVDLGDDVDITFDSVSTPGTTEMTITDSGPDPGEGTFEIVPTGNPEYYNITTDATFEDSILICITYDSAIVAQEEEANLRLMHFVDPDWVDITYSLDTATNTICGYTTSLSPFSLAIPFGCCVPPIRANVDYDLVDEINIADLTYLVAYLFTGGSPPPCMEESDVDGNGEINIADLTYLVSYLFTGGPAPAACP from the coding sequence ATGGGTATCACCTGGGACAATCCCAAGTTTCAGATGGACAGTACCGAAGCTTCGTCGCTCATTGCCCCCTTTGAGTTTGGTCCATACTTTTTCGAAGATGACGATATTGATCTTACCAACACCAATCAGCGTTTCTTGCTTGGTGCAGCAGGGATATCTCATTGCATACCGGCGGATTCCAGTGGTCGCAGGCTCTGGGCAAGTTACTATTTCACAGCTACAGGTTGGACGGAAAGTGACAGCGTCACGTTTGACACGATGGCTTACAGCATAGCAACGGAATGGATGTTCGTGAATGATTCTCAGGTCTTTATCTATCCCCATTTTGAAGGGGCACTTACTGTCAGAGAACTCGAACCTCCCCCTCCAAATCTATTTGTCGATCCTATAATGCTGAATTTCAACGCCATTGAAGGCGGCGCCAACCCCAACACTCAGAGTTTCTCAGTCAATTCCGACGGTGATCCACTTGCGTTCTCCGTTTCCAACAGCGAAGCATGGCTGACACCGACACCAAGTGTCACAACGACTCCCTCTGTCGTAGACTGTGCAGTTGATATCACGGTACTGGGCTCCGGTTTCTATATCGACACTGTGACCATTACCTCGGCAAGCGCCGCAAATTCGCCGCAGTATATCGCGATAAACCTGACAGTACAACCTGACACCGATGGTGACGGAATCGCGGACGACGACGACAACTGTCTATCGCATTACAATCCTGCTCAGGAGGACACTGATTCTGATGGCGCTGGTGACAGCTGTGACAATTGCCCAACTGATAGCAACCCGGAGCAGGAAGACACCGACTTTGATGGTACAGGTGATATTTGTGACAACTGCCCAAGTATAGCAAACGATGACCAATTAGATACAGACAATGATGGCATCGGTGATGCTTGTGATGAATGTACTGATACTGATGATGACGGATATGGCAATCCCGGGTTCGCCTATAACACATGTCCTGATGACAACTGTCCAACCAGATATAACCCACTACAGGAAGATTTTGATGGGGATGGTATAGGAGATTCGTGCAGTTTTGAAGCTGAGACATCCGTTGGTGATAGTGTAGTAGTAGATCTGGGGGATGATGTTGATATTACTTTTGACAGTGTCTCAACACCAGGGACAACGGAAATGACCATAACAGACAGTGGGCCGGACCCGGGTGAAGGGACTTTTGAGATTGTTCCGACTGGCAATCCCGAGTACTACAATATTACTACGGATGCTACCTTTGAAGACTCAATCCTAATTTGCATAACTTATGATTCTGCCATAGTTGCTCAAGAGGAAGAAGCAAACCTGAGATTGATGCACTTCGTTGATCCTGATTGGGTAGATATTACATATTCTTTGGATACAGCAACCAACACAATCTGTGGTTATACGACATCCTTATCACCATTCTCGTTAGCTATTCCTTTTGGCTGCTGCGTTCCCCCAATCCGCGCCAATGTTGACTACGATTTGGTCGATGAAATCAACATCGCAGACTTGACCTACCTCGTGGCCTATCTATTCACTGGAGGGTCGCCTCCGCCGTGCATGGAAGAAAGTGACGTTGACGGTAATGGCGAGATCAATATCGCCGATCTGACCTATCTCGTTTCGTACTTGTTTACTGGAGGTCCGGCTCCGGCGGCGTGCCCGTAA